TAATGTTAATCTTAAAAAAGGATGGATATAAGGCTTGCTTTGAATCTGTTTTGGATAATCTTCATGAGAATCGAAAATAACAATTTTTCCCATACGTTTAAGCCTTAGACCTGCAGGAATTAATTCGGGATCATGGAAATGATAAATCTGGGCATTCAACGCCCTTGCTTTTTCAAGCACCTTTCTTGAAATTTTAACTATACGATCAATTCTTCCTTTTGCAAGTCCAACATCGTGTATATATACATTGTCTTTAATTTCATCACCTTTTCCATCAGCTACCACAAATGCGACTTGATACCCTTCGTTTGACAATGATCTGCATTCTTTTAGAAATATACGTGTGTCATATCTATGGTGGGCTGAAGTACAATGACATATATTTATGGCGTCAGCAATCATAATTATTTTCAATCCATGAAACATCTTTCCAGCCGACGGGAGACGAAACAAACCGGCATTAATATACGAAAAAATAGAGTTTAAATCTGTTCCATTGCCCTTTGTTGTTTTAGTTTAAATTTGCTTGACGATGCAAGATATAGAAACAGTAATGCAACTCCAAGCCCATGTGTTAATATATTGGTTAACAATGCGCTATTTATTAGTGACAACATAGGCATTGCAATACATGCAGAGGCAAGTCTGATATCTATACCTGAAGATAAGGAATCTATCAACTTTATAATCACACCGGTTATTACTGCCCACATAAACAAGCCAATATAACCGAAATTCATGTAAGCATCCCCAACAAGCCCTGTATTGGCACTGGTTTCTATCTTCCCATAGAGCACATCACCCATCATTTTCGCCGGAGGAAATATATCATATGGATAGTCTATCAGGGAGTTAAAAAAAGAATGAACTGACAAATAAATTTGGGGATTCTGAGAAAAAAAATCGTAGTAAGCATAGTACAGTTTAGGTTGCGTAAAAAGCAACCGACGGGTAAAGAGGGTTGGTATCCATAAATCACCAATGACCAAATTAGATATAATACCTAATAGAACAATAATTGCTAAACCTGCTGTGAGGCATACTAAACTATATTTCTTGCCTGCTATAAGGAAAAAAACACCAACAAAAAAAAATGCAAATATAAAAGTTTTATGACCGGCACATGAAAAAATATAAAGCTGAATAAAAATAACCGCCCCTAATGCAACCCATCGTTTTTGAATCCAGAAAAGAGAAAAAAGCAATGGATTAATTACATAACAAACCCATTTAACAAAATATCCCACCAAAGGTATACCTTTGGTGGCGAACTGAGCCCGCACCTCATAGACCTGGGCTAAATTAAAATTCCAAGCGAAACCGAAAGACTTAAAAAACAAAGAGCAAACCGAAATCAAGATTATAGTTGAAAAAGAGTATATAAAAAATTTGGATTCGTACAACCGGATAAAAGACAAATTAGGCATCCTGGCAAACATCATTATTATTATCCAGTACCCTGATACCCCATACGTAAAAATTCGAGATTCATTTTTAAGGGCAAAAAGAGTCAACATTGGGATATATGCAAATAATACGAGCACCCAGATCATGATGGTGGACAATTTATTGTTTTTTTGGGGCATGCACAAAAAACAGACAAAGGTTAACACATAGGATTCAAAGCATTTGAGCACACTCGGATCCAGCGTCAACCCCAAGTACCCCCAACTCTTTGAAATCACAAAGAGATAGGATAAATCAAGCAACAATCTGTATATAATAAGTGCTGTTGCAGCAAATAGGGTGTATTTATTGATACGGTCAAGGTCGTAGCACATCATTATTAACAATCGCAATTATAGGTTATATTTTTAGATCCTTATGATTTAATTACCCTTTTTTTAATTTCCCAAAGCCAAACTGAATTCATTTTATATAAAAAAATTAGATATCCGAAAAACAAAAATACCTCAACAAGCAGTCCTGACAATAATAAATTTAAGGATATCTGAAATTGTGCAAAAAAAACTTTAACGGAAAAAACTATTAAAGCCATAAAAACATTTGCCATGAGAATTGGCCACGATAGGAAGACAGACCACTTGACACCAAATCTTTTTGTTAAATACAAAATAGTTAATACTCCCAACCCTGCAAAGCCGACAGCAGAGCCAACAGCAAGGCCTGAAAGAGCAAACCCACAATAGTATAATGTCAGTGATGTCACAATCGCCAATAATAGAGAAATAAACAAGTTCATGGTATTTACAGCGCGAACCTCAACACCATCAATCACTGACCTCAACAATATATAGGCAAGATATGGCCCTAATGCAAAAATTAAAATCTGAATAATGGATATGCTGGCCATATACTCTTCGCCAAGCCATATTAACACAATCTCATCAACCCAAAATGAAAGATGAATAGTAATAAATAACCCAATTTGAAAAATCATGATAATAAGCTGCTCAATCTGTTGTTTGAGGAAGACATATTTCTTTTGAGCAACAAGTTGAGCAATTTTTGGAAGGGCGACTTGCCCAAAAGCACTGACCCCCGCTTCCATTACACGAAATATATATTGTGCTATAACAAAAAAGCCAGCTTGCTTAATCCCCCCGAAATATGCAGCCAAAAAAGGCCCTAAAGAAAAGAGGCCGGCAAAAAGGAAATCCCCAGGCACCCTTGGAAGACCATATTTAGTCAATTCGGTTAAAGAAAGTATCACGCTTTTCAGACTACTAAATCTGACTTTCAATAATGCCGGTACTAATACAAATAAACAGATCAGGTGCCCTGCACCAATACATATAAGTATAACTGATGAAGGTTGTGAATCAGCCAAGGAATAAGCAACGACTAAGGGGAAGACTGCACCAATTAAAAGTTGAAAAAAATTTACAATTCCAACCCTCTGCATACCGAATAAAAACGCCGAAGTAACGCCCCAGAAACAATAACATCCAATATAAAATATGCATGCATATAATGTATTGATATAAGCCACATCATGGAAAATTGTGCGACAAAAAAATTCATCGCCAGCCCAACCGACAACTGAAAAGAAAACTATAAGAATACTAACACAACCCACAGCCGACAGTAAATACGAACTGCGAGTATATTGTACAGAACTCATTGCCACATAACGTCTCAACGAAACACCCATAGACAATAAAACTAAAGGACTTGCATTAGCGATAAATCTTCTGGATAGCGAATACACTCCAAATCCCTCTGGTCCCAAACCTGCAGCTAAAACTTTAGTTGTCATAATGAGAGAGGCTGTGACACAAAGTGAAATTGTTGTTGTTGATAAAATATTTTTTAAAAATGGACTAACCTTGATCTTTACCACTGAATTTCCCTACGCATTTCCCAACGCCATATTTCTTTTTAGTCAAAGAAAACCATTCCATAATAAAGGCGAAAAGAATACCTGATATCCCCGAAATAAAAGCGCCAACTGCTAATAAGACTATTTTTCTTGGTTGTACCGGTATATCCGATTTATAAATATCACTAAAATAAAATAGCCCTTTTTCGAGCTCTGAAAGGATGCTTTTAAGTTCTATGTATTCTTTTTCCATCAAATATAATGACGAATAGACCTCCGAGAGAACTATTTTATCACTTGATTTGAATTGTTCACCTGGATTATTGAGAAGCTTACTCAGTCTTCCATAATTTTGTTTTAAAAGGTCTTTATAGAAAATAACTTGCTGTTTAACCACAGGCAAATTATTAATATAAACTTCAAAAGCCTTTATAAGTTTCTCTCCAGATGCTGTATTGAGAGCCAGCACATCAATTTTCAGTACGTTTTTTTCTTTCACCGAAGCGGCAATAGCCTTAATATCATCCATTAGAAACGATTCAACACCCAGCTTCTCAGCTTGCTGTTTGCTGGGCAGTTTTTGCAGCATACCTATCGGTATTGCTAAGTTTGTTAATCCGACTTCTTTTAATGCATTGTCTTGAAAATCAAATTTCTTCTCAACAAATATAGAAACCCTGTACACACTGGGTGTAACAAGGCAATATCCTAAGAAACCTGTAAAAATAATAATTCCAACAATGAAAACCACCAGGATTCGATGCCTTATTATCATCAAAACTTCAAAAATACTTATCGTTGAAGTGTCATCACAGAACCCATCGTTTATTTCAGCCATTCTACCACCTCAATTATGGAATCAATATAATGGACACCTTTGCCGGAGAGGCAAAAGTTCGTTTGTAAAAAATTGAGAGCGCCAGATCAAATTATTGGGTGTTTAGGCCCATGATCAGAATTAAATCTACCACAGATAGGTCGAATTTTAAGTCACCATCAAGGCACGTCAATGGAATCATTTTTAAAAGATGTATCCTTTAGCCCACTTGGGCCTATATGGTTATCGCCTCTTGCGCGGGATCTGAAAGCCTGGTATAGGATGCTGATGCCATATCGTATATGGACGATTTCCTTTTGATCATGGGCTTCAGCTTTGATTTCGTTCAACAAACACCTGAATTAAGCTCAATTCGATCCACTCTTTATCATTTAACGGCTCCCAGTAAATGCCTAAGGATATTTTTTTAAATCCTTCCCTTATTCTTTTTTTGACGAAAATGTCGCTCCATTTATCGCCTTTATATTCGGAAGTTTCCCGGGCCCAGTATGCAGTTTGATCTTGAATAAAAATCTTCGTAGAACCTCCTTTTAACTTGGACTGACGCATTCTGACAATCAGGTAAAGCATATCATTATCCCGTATATTCAATATTGAGGACGTTCTGTTACTTTTGATTCCCAACTGAAGGATTGGTTTTACATTGAACTCTCTGTTACTAAGAGATATTCGAATTGACATTATATCTTTTTCAAAATGGCTTTGGAAATTGTAATCGTTCCTCTTACCAAGGATCTCCAGTGACGGGATATATTCCTTTATTTTATTCAACGATGTTTTGTTAAAAACGGGTAATTTCCCAATATTTAATTCGAACTTAGGTTTTTTCTCTCTTAATTGTTCCAATTTTTTCCTTATATGAACTGGGCTGATTTTCTTATACAGCTTATATCCTTGATCCTCCATTAAAAGCTCAAAACGTCTACCCCCGTTTAAACTATCACCACGCAACAGCACATAATAATCCTTAACGGGTGCCCTGTCAGGACGACTTTTCTTATCCGTATAATAATATAATATAGGCTGATTTTTTGATTCCACAACAGCATTTTGGTCCACTTTTTCATTGAGATAGCGGATCAGTTTATCTGGGAAACGGGTGCCGGGAACGCCGCTGCCTTTAGCGGAATTATAGTAATAACAATATTTTTGGCAAGATATATATATGTTGCCAAGGATCAAACAAACGCAGAGTAAAGTCATGACCATGAACAGCCGCTTTTTTGTTTTTAATATATCGTATCCATATAAAAAAATAAGAGGAGTAATAACAGGGAATAATGTCAGTTGATATCTGGAATTAGCATATCCTTGAAGACAAATAAATATAATGGAGACCATTAAGGCAAGAAATAAGGCAATTTCCCATCTTTTCTTCGATTTTATCGTAATCAAAAAATATCCGATTAAGGGAAAAACCAACCAATTCAGCCAACCAAGAACTTTGAATCTAAAAAAAGGGCCTAAATACCCATTACACCACAAATCGAAATTGGAACCAATTTCACGCTTGAAATTCCCTATCGAAGAATCCTTTTGCAACCAGGTAAAAATTGATTCAAAGACTGTTTCTATCAAAATTAGCGTTGTGTCCTAAAGATTACATAAAAATATCGAGCCTTTTGTACGGATATTACAAATTTTGGCACCACCACTTACATCACTTTTAATTTAAGCCACATCCCTGTCCCTAAAAAAAGATCAAGTATATAATGAATTCCGCCCATTGCTATAGTAAAAAAAATAACGACAGACATCCTGAAAAGGCGCCCTTTTAACGCCTGAGGCATCATAACGAAATAAATAAGTATGTTTATTGATGCGATCCCTATGCCTATACGATGTGTGTATGTAGCAAAGCCTGAAACAATACCCAAAAAAATACTTGTAAAATAATGTTGGTCTTTTATTGCAAAGGCAAGGCATATAAAAGAGAGCATTACAAAATAAATTCTTAGGGTATCAACATGCGGAAAAAAAAACTTAAGATAGAAACCTAAGCCGCTTATAAGGGCAATACTGGATAAAATTGCAAGCCATTTACTCTTTTTTGATACCCAGTAGAATTGCAACATAAGGATGAGGAATCCATAATAAGTGCTGATACTTTTAAAATAGAAGTCGCTTTTGAGATGGAAAAGACGACTTACCATCTGCTCCAAAGTAAAAAAAAGAGAAAATGAAGGAGCCATTTTAATCTTATAAAGATAACCATTTTTTGAAAAGTTCTCAACCCATACCGGCTCCAGCGATTTTTGCTGATATAGCATCTTTCCTACAATTGCATAGTTTAGAATATCGTGCCCTTTGATCGGTTGATGAATAATGTACCTGAAGTAGATAAAAAGATAATAGGTGACCGGTATTAAAATAATCACACCAAAAACAATTTTTAGCAGAATATCTTCTTGGGTCCTTTTTACCAAAACCAAATTTTTCGCCGAATTCACAAAAGAGCTAAACTGAGATAATAATTGAGGGTAACTAACCAAAAACATCGA
Above is a window of uncultured Desulfobacter sp. DNA encoding:
- a CDS encoding lipopolysaccharide biosynthesis protein, producing MVKIKVSPFLKNILSTTTISLCVTASLIMTTKVLAAGLGPEGFGVYSLSRRFIANASPLVLLSMGVSLRRYVAMSSVQYTRSSYLLSAVGCVSILIVFFSVVGWAGDEFFCRTIFHDVAYINTLYACIFYIGCYCFWGVTSAFLFGMQRVGIVNFFQLLIGAVFPLVVAYSLADSQPSSVILICIGAGHLICLFVLVPALLKVRFSSLKSVILSLTELTKYGLPRVPGDFLFAGLFSLGPFLAAYFGGIKQAGFFVIAQYIFRVMEAGVSAFGQVALPKIAQLVAQKKYVFLKQQIEQLIIMIFQIGLFITIHLSFWVDEIVLIWLGEEYMASISIIQILIFALGPYLAYILLRSVIDGVEVRAVNTMNLFISLLLAIVTSLTLYYCGFALSGLAVGSAVGFAGLGVLTILYLTKRFGVKWSVFLSWPILMANVFMALIVFSVKVFFAQFQISLNLLLSGLLVEVFLFFGYLIFLYKMNSVWLWEIKKRVIKS